DNA sequence from the Lycium barbarum isolate Lr01 chromosome 5, ASM1917538v2, whole genome shotgun sequence genome:
ATATTATTCGTAGATGATgcagtcctgattgacgagacctGCAACGGAGTGaatgctaagctggaggtttggagaaaaactctggagtctaaagggttcaagttgagtcgGACCAAGACAtagtacatggagtgcaagttcagtgacgagACATAtgaggctggcgtggaagtgaggcttggtacccaggtcatccaaaagaaaggaagtttcaagtatcttgagtTTATTATACAAGGagatggggatattgacgatgatgtcacacatcgtattggtgcagggtggatgaaatgaaggctcgcttcaggagtgctgtgtgataagaaggtgccaccagaGCTTAAAGGCAAGTACTACAAAGTGGTAGTGAGAGCGACTTTGTTGTATGGGTCGGAGTGCTGGGCAGTCAAGAACTCGCACgtccagaagatgaaagttgcggaaatgagaatgttgcgatggatgtgtagGCACACCAgacgagataggattaggaatgaagatatccgagacaaggtgggagtggcatcgatGGAGGAGAAGATGCAGGAAGCGcagctgagatggtttgggcatgtgaagaggagagacacggaggccccagtgcggaggtgtgagagattggctatggacggtttcagaagaggtagaggagAAACACGGAGGCCCCACGTATCCCGTCATACTAGTAGTCGCAGTTTTGATcttcattttcttttcctttgatTCGTGCAACTACGTGTTGTTCCTTGTACCACAATTAtcgtatttatctgtggtagctactgctttTTTTTTCCTCAgactgttttatcatgactttttCGCTTTCGTTACTTTCATATTCGTATTGTTTTGGACTGTTTGTAcctatctaacctttctcgtcatgttttctcttgagccgaaggtctttcataaacagcctctctatcttccgagatgggggtaaggtctgcgtacattttaccctccccaaacctcatactgtgagatttcactgggtatgttgttgttgttgttgttgttggtttgaaAATTGAAAGTAAGTTTGACTGAGAAAACATCATAAAAAATTGTGAAATAAGTTCGATCCTTGTGTCAAGTCACACAATAAAAAGCATCACATAAAATTGGAACTTGCAACTGTAGTAAAGCTTCAGAACATTTGTTTATTGCATTGTACTGGACAGTATATAAAAGTAAAACCTAGCCTAAGCAGATTTTTGCATTCAACTCTAGTACAGCTATTGGCTAATGGAACAACTATCCACAATTCTCCAAAATGCATTCTCTGAATCCCTAAAAATGTGATTGCAGAGAATCAAACTTGCTGAGACCTTATAAACATTTACAAATAGGCACATAGCCAGgtcaaaaaaagaagagaaaaaaaaaatgacaaaatatgtaATGTACAACTGCAAAAGAATTTCTAAAGAGATCTTGGTAGATCaattatcaagatcattacaaaaTGGTGCCCAATAACCAAATATGCAGCAACAAACAATAAGCAATAAGACCTAGCCTGCCCCTTGGATGACTCATCAAAGCTCGACTCGAAGATACCCTGAATAAAATTGGAAATCAAGTGTTAGATTGACAAACATCAAGTAGGCACCAATATCGTAAACAAGAACTGGGCACAACTAGTAAGTTGGGGTTGGCAATATGAATCCTCAGTGACCATGTTGAAAGAAATTCTCTACATTTTTTAGAGACATATAAATCTTGGCCAAAAACCCCTCCCTACACCACTCTCCAAAAAACCATGTCAGTAACAAATGGTAGAGATTGTTACACTAGGAAATGGTATTGAAAATCATGGTACAAGGAATGGGAACCTAGAAAGATAGTATTACTATTTCCATTGTTGCAAGAATCAATAATTCTTGACCTGAATCTAATAGCTCTATATTTTGATCGCAAAATGTTATTCCTAGACTTTAAGAAATGCAGACAAAATTGTAATTTCATCCAAAAGGTCAATGAGAAGCTGGCTAGAGTAAGCTATAAGATATTACCAAACTCCATCAATTCTGTCCGCAATCATCTTCCCTTGCCCTGGAATAAGACCTGATGTATTGAGAGACTTGAATGCATGACCTGCACGACAGAAGAGGATTTTTAAGTTGGCTAAACATTAAATTTTTCTTATGGAATTTTCAAAAATTTGTATCTATACCTTTTTCTTGGTCAGCTTCCTTGTCATCTATCAACCGTTCAGATTCAGAATCTATATTTATTGCAAGTTGATCTGTAGATCCCTTCCGCAAAGTTCGGACATGAGCAGCTGACGTAACTGAAGAAGAAGCTAAATTCTTACTAACCGGTACCTGCAACAAGAAGAATGTAGCAGGTTAGACTGCTTTGCACACACATTTTCTTCCCAGTTTATAGGAACAAATTTAGTCAGAACACTAAAAGAAGGCAgtccggtgcacaaagcatccatGTTCACGTATGGTCCGGTGAAGGCCGACACCAAGGGGGTGTAATATAGGCAGTCAGCTCTAACGCAAGCATCAGTTGTTCATTAAAGGTTCTTTATATCTTCCATCAATGTACATTAAGAAACCTTGGTTAGGTTTTTAGATATTTAATTAGAGAGTATTAGTAAGTCTTATTAAGTAGTAATTTTTCATACTTTCAAATTGCAATAGAGAAGGCTCCAAATAAATATAGAATCATTTCCAGAACAGCGTGACGCTATTCACGGATTATCGAGTATTAGTAAAATGCAGTGTTATTAAAGGCCTAAGTAAATCACattatttcctttttatgcattttctaATTTATCTTGCATTACATTATATATCACCAATAACTTACTGTATCCATTCAATTTTACCAATAGGAACCATTTTTTTATAGGTTTTCTAACTTAATGAATAAAGAAATAAAAGCATTGCTTAATTATTGTTCATTTGTCAAAATAtgattttctaatcaatttttcaaaacatgtttcaaaaaaaaaaaaaaaaaaacaatttttcaaAACACCTTTATTCTCGGCCACTTGAGGTTTACTTGAGCAGATGTATCCTTAgagaaaaagaataaaagggCAAGCCAACTAAAAGATGACATTGCTAAGGAATAACCCTTAACTGATCAGCAATGGACATGAAAAATATTGAAAGACCGCAATGTAATGACTTCTACTGAAAAAGGGATGCAATGTATTGGGATAAAATTACCACATCCTGAACTTCAGATATCTCTGACTGAGAAGGCAAGGAAGCTGCTTCCAAGATGCCTCTTTCTTGGTTGATCTCAAGTGGTGTAACCTTAGCTTGATTAGAATTTTCTAGTGACTTAACCTTACTTGACAAGTCCTCAACAACCTTTTGGGTACCATGCAAGTCAGCAAGCAGTTCCTCTGTTTTTGCTTTCAAATTTTCAGATTCCGAGACTTTGGCAACAATTAGCTTTTCAAGCACTGGTAACAACCCTGTCACCAGAGTCTCTTTCCGGAGACCGACCAAATTATTGCTCCCCAACTTCTGTATAATATTTTCCAAACCAATTGTGAATTCTAACAACTCATTCTTCATCTTTTCGTAGTCTTCCGCATCTGTAGTGTACTCTTCAACTTCCTCCTTCAAATGCTCAATTCGCAGCGCCTGTTTCTCAAGGCTTGATTGTAATTCTTTTTTCTCAAGAGACAGTGAGCTCAACTGGAGCTGCAATTTTGGGAAAGTATCAACTACATAAAAGAGCTTTCTGACATCAGGTGAATCATAGACCTCTGCATCTCCCACATCATGCTCCATGAGTGTTTCAATCCCATTTAGTTTATCAAAAAGAGATTTCATAAGAAATGCTGAGAGGGTTAAGTCTTCAGCCTCTGAAAGAGTAGTATCAAAACAGGCCATGAGAAAACTACTATAGCCACAGCCAACATTTTCATAAAATAAGGAAGGGGGAGGGGGGAAGTAAAAAATTAGTAAACACAATGTGTACCTTGAAAATTCCGTGAAGCTTGGGCATTGAGAGACAAAAGTTCAGCTTCTTTCTCCTTGATATTATCCTCTTTTGTCTGATAATCCTCCAATTTAAGCCTCATCTCACTGCAAAGATCATTCAAAGCTTCTAGATTAGTCTCCAGATGGGAGATCTTCTCTTGGTGAAACTCCTTTTCTTCCAAGACTTTCACACAGGTACTATTGCTTTCTTCCAATTTAACCTGCAAATCTTTAATTGTACCAACCATCACATCCATCACAGGTTTGAATTGTTCAGAAAGATGGTGACTCTGTCTAGCCGCCAATAGCAACTTCTCAGCAGTCCTTGCAGACTCGGTGCTTTCAAGCGCTAAGCGATCAGCATCTTCACCAAACTTTCCTAATTGTGCGTGCGAGGGTTCCTTCAACTTTACCAGGTCAAAGTTGGAGCCAAGTTCAGATAATCTATTTTGAGTTAAAGCCAGTTCATCAGTTGCATCGTTAAAAGCAGAGAGTAGAACTTTAAGATCCGTTTCCAACAATTGTATAGTATTTTCCTGCGCTAGACTACCAACTTCTGCATCTTTCACCTTTTGCTTAAGAGATTCTGTCAGTTCAATCAAGGGTAGAGCTTGGCTTTTTGTCAACTCTAGCTTTTTAAGTATATCTTTGATCAAATCATCCATCAATGCAGAATAACTTCCAATGTTCTCAGCAAGAATCTTGTTTCTCAATTGGAATCCATCCACAATTTTCCCTAGAAGCAATGTGACATTGTCACCATCAGTTGCATTTGGTTCACCGTTGGCAAATTCCTCATTTAGAGCATCATTGACAACATATACTGAAGGAATTGAGAAAGATGAGTCATCCTACAAAAAGAACACAGCAGATTGGTAAGAGAAAAACACATCGagaacatgcagatcacctgATCATATTACACGTATACGTAAGATAAGTACATCCATACAGGCACATGTTTTCCTATAAATATGTCAACTTAAATACCTATTGCTTGTCAACtgcaaaattcaaaaaaaaaaaaaaaaaaaaaccattctAATGACAGAACGAGCAAGAAGGGAGAAGTGCATGTAAGATTACAAGCAGATAAGATCAAAATGACCTACAATTCGCCAGCAAGTTGTTCATTAATAAACGAAAAAAGAAATCAGGCAATGCAACAGCAAATGGAACAAGTAAAAAGATGGAATTAATACGACCAACAATTtcaggtgtgtgtgtgtgtgtgtgtattgatAATTTACAATTTAAGAGATGTATTATGAATGAACCATCATTTCAACTGCTTCAGACTTCAGAGATATTTCAGGTGGGTTATTTTTCTCACAAAAGAAACCACACCATAAATCAATAGGAAAAAAGCCAAGCAGCTAGCCATGCAAATAAACTTTCAAGCAGTAAGGTTCTGGCAGGGAGGTGGAAAACTACTCAAAGAGAAAAGCAACAAGGTaaaaaaagaagaggaagaaTAAGGTTCTATGAGGCTATCACATGATTACCTTAGTAGGAGAATCTGGCAGCACTTCAGTCTCTATTTTAGAAAAAGAATCCCGGATTTCTTTGAGAATAAGATCCATGTCTTTTAGGCTCTCAAACTTTTCCTCAAAACTTTTTCGGAGAGAGGAAAACACAGCATCATCTCTCAGATGGAACTGAAGGCGGCTAAGATGAGTAGAGAGCTCTAGAACTTTAGTTTCTACGCTGCCCTGTGATCCAGCCAACTCTTGCATGCAGGCATCTAACTTGGAAGTCAGAACTACAATTTCCTCTTCTGCGTTCTTCTTTTGATTAACAAGACTGGAAATTTGGTTTTCTGAATTCAGCAAAGCATCTTCTAGTGACTTTATAGTCATGGAAGCATCACTTAGTTTACTGTTCTGGGAATCAGCTTCCCCTTTGAGCTTGTTTATCTCGTTCTCTAAATCAGCTCTACCAACTTGTACCCTGTTATTTTCCTCAGTAAGCAGAGATATGTTTTTTTCTGCCTGAACTAGTGCGTCCTCAAGGGATTGTTTAGTTTCTGTGCTGCCCTGTGATCCAGCCAACTCTTGCCTGCAGGCGTCTAACTTGGAAGTCAGAACTACAATTTCCTCTTCTGCGTTCTTCTTTTCATTAACAAGATCAGAAATTTTGTTTTCTGAACTCAGCAAAGCATCTTCTAGTGACTTTATAGTCATGGAAGCAGCACTTAGCTTACTGTTCTGGAAATCAGCTTCCCCTTTGAGCTTGTTTATCTCGTTCTCTAAATCAGCTCTACCAACTTGTACCCTGTTATTTTCCTCAGTAAGCAGAGAAATGTTTTTTTCTGCCTGAACTAGTGCGTCCTCAAGGGATTGTTTAGTTTCATCTGCCATCTTTAGTTTGTTGGCATGGAAAGAGAATTCCTCCTTGATTTTCTGTAGCTCAGACTCAGCAGCATCTTTACCAAGTAAAGCTTCTTCTTTCTCATTCTTTAGTACTAAAACATTCTTCTCCGCCAGAGACAAAGCATCCTCAACGGATTTTCTATCTGCGAACACATTTGCAAACTCAACACTTTTAGCAGAAGCTTCTTCCACTGCCTTCTCTAATTCTTTTTCAACTAATGCCTTAGCAGCTTCTAGCTCATTTTTGTCCTCCAAGAGTTGTGAGATGTTGTTTTGCGCGGCAGATAATGCATCTTCTAGGGATTTAATGGATTCCTGGACCTCCAACAATTTGTTGGCTAAAGAACTTGCTTCATCTTTTACTCTTTCCAACTCCTGCTCTGCCTCTATCTTTGCAGTTTGGCTTTCACTTAAGTATCGTGAAAGCCATTTGACCTTTTTTATGGGATCTTGAAAACTCAAATCAGCTGGAAGAACAATACCATCAAGTGACTCGATAACCTTTTGAAGCATGTTATTCCTTTCTACTAAGAACTGCTCTAGTTGATCCCTTTGATCCTTCATAGCAACAAGATCAGCCTCTAGTTGAGGGATACGGTCCATCTCAGCCAAGAGCTTATCAATCTGCAATCTGTTGTCATTAGATAGAGATTCTTGCAAATGCAAATCTGACTGCAGCTTCTCTATTTCAGCATTCTTCTCATCCAATGCTCCTTTCAACTTTTCTCGTTCTTGAACAAGCCCCTTCCCTTTTTTAACTGCCATAGACAACTTTTCCCTAAGCAAGGAAACTTTATCCTCATATTGTTCGAGATTCTTCTCCAGAGATTCCTTTTCTTCCTTTAAAGCAGAAAGTTCCTCAGTAACCTTGACTGAATGGTTTGACAATCTATTCAACTCTGCTTTATCAGACACCTCTTCTGTAAGTATTTGACCATATAGCCTCAATTCCAGATCCCTAATGTACAAATTACTCTGGATCTGCTCAAAGGACTCGAATTGATGCTTATAGGATTCAAGAGAGGCACTactttcttcttttatattttcTACACATCTGTTAATGAGTACAGTCATGTCAGATTGGCTTTGATACACCAATTCTTGATCATGTGTGTTGATCTTAGAAGCCTCTAGCAGCATACTGATGATCCTATCCTTATCCATTGAAGCCTCATGCTCTTTCTGGGCAAGCACTGCATATTTATGATTTAAATCCTCCAATTCCTCTTGAAGATAGCTTTTATCCTGTGCTTCTACCACAAGAGAAGCAGTAAGCTGACCAATCTCATTATTTGCGGCCTCTTTTGCTGCTACCATCTGCTCATGTAATTTTGTTACTTCTCCTTTAGCCAGATAAAATGATTCCAGGAGCCAAGCAACCTGTGCATCAGGTCCATTTGATTGTACGGACTGGGGGAAATCAAATGATGATAAGGAATCTGTCACTCTTTGGAGTTGCAAAGATGTCTCATTCAATGCATTCATCTCATCTGCAAGCCACTCAGCTTTCTGAATTGTATCCCTTGACTGAAATTGCTCACTTCCAGTGGCCTTGGACAATATTTCTTCACATTTCTGAAGTATCATCTCCTTTTGAATGAGAGCTTCCTGCAGTGAAGCAGCTAAATTTTCGCTTCTCCCCAGTAAATCCTTGGTTTCTTCAGCAGCCTCAAGACTATTTGACTTTTCTTGCAACTCAATTCGATACCTCTCCAGTTCACTAGTTTTCTCAGACAGTGACCGCTTCAAAGCATCACGCTGCTGAACTAACGCCTTTCCTTTTGTCACAGCCAAGCTAAGCTTCTCTTTTGTATTAGCATACCTTGTTCTCTCCTGTTCAATTTCAGCATTCAGCTTTGTGATTTCAGCACTCGCATTCTCAACCATGAATTTATGCTTATTAAGTTCCTCAGAAAGTTTTCCATTTTCATCACTTAAAAAGCTCAGATGTTGGTTCAGATTCACTTCTCTTGTTCTAAATTCAGCCAACGCATCACTTGCAGCAACCAACACCCCCATTTCATCCTGCATATTGTGGTCTGGTGCAACTTCAGTTAAGCGCCATTTAAGTTGGTCAACTTCAGAAAAGAAAACATTATACTTCTCAACTAAGAATGAGATCCTATTCTTGACATGAAACATTTTTCCTGTAACTGACTCATCAGACAATTCTTCTTGAGGACCAGCTGAAGAGAGAGAAGCTAAGATCTCATTAGCAATCTCTGTCATATGATGCTCCTTCTCAAGTTGAATCTCAGACAAGCGAGCAGAATTTTCTTGTTCTGAATTTAAATGAGAAAGAGCAGCATCTCGTGCCATTGAAAACTCGGAAACCTTTGAATTGAGGGCATCAATTTCTTGATTCTTCATATGTATCATATCATTAAGTTCTCTGATTCTGCTCTCAGCCTGATTCTGCACATAAAGCCTGAGTTCAGTAAATAAATATCATTGAATATAGCAGTATTCATGGGAAACTACCTTAAATAAAACGAACCTCAGCTTCTCGAGCAATCCGATCTTTTTCAGCAACACTTTCATTTAGCATTTTGCGCAATTGTTCTACCTCAGCTTTCAAGTCGAGATCATGCGCTCCATTGCTCAATCTTTCCAGTTCACTATCCTGTGCATCATTGCTCTCCTCTACATACCGCGGAGTTTCAGGACTTTCTATGACATCAGGGCAATC
Encoded proteins:
- the LOC132641209 gene encoding trans-Golgi network-localized SYP41-interacting protein 1; its protein translation is MSEKLKADENDELNAASFTVEPAALNQADATNLNGTKDMKMAEDAGREDMFVDCPDVIESPETPRYVEESNDAQDSELERLSNGAHDLDLKAEVEQLRKMLNESVAEKDRIAREAENQAESRIRELNDMIHMKNQEIDALNSKVSEFSMARDAALSHLNSEQENSARLSEIQLEKEHHMTEIANEILASLSSAGPQEELSDESVTGKMFHVKNRISFLVEKYNVFFSEVDQLKWRLTEVAPDHNMQDEMGVLVAASDALAEFRTREVNLNQHLSFLSDENGKLSEELNKHKFMVENASAEITKLNAEIEQERTRYANTKEKLSLAVTKGKALVQQRDALKRSLSEKTSELERYRIELQEKSNSLEAAEETKDLLGRSENLAASLQEALIQKEMILQKCEEILSKATGSEQFQSRDTIQKAEWLADEMNALNETSLQLQRVTDSLSSFDFPQSVQSNGPDAQVAWLLESFYLAKGEVTKLHEQMVAAKEAANNEIGQLTASLVVEAQDKSYLQEELEDLNHKYAVLAQKEHEASMDKDRIISMLLEASKINTHDQELVYQSQSDMTVLINRCVENIKEESSASLESYKHQFESFEQIQSNLYIRDLELRLYGQILTEEVSDKAELNRLSNHSVKVTEELSALKEEKESLEKNLEQYEDKVSLLREKLSMAVKKGKGLVQEREKLKGALDEKNAEIEKLQSDLHLQESLSNDNRLQIDKLLAEMDRIPQLEADLVAMKDQRDQLEQFLVERNNMLQKVIESLDGIVLPADLSFQDPIKKVKWLSRYLSESQTAKIEAEQELERVKDEASSLANKLLEVQESIKSLEDALSAAQNNISQLLEDKNELEAAKALVEKELEKAVEEASAKSVEFANVFADRKSVEDALSLAEKNVLVLKNEKEEALLGKDAAESELQKIKEEFSFHANKLKMADETKQSLEDALVQAEKNISLLTEENNRVQVGRADLENEINKLKGEADFQNSKLSAASMTIKSLEDALLSSENKISDLVNEKKNAEEEIVVLTSKLDACRQELAGSQGSTETKQSLEDALVQAEKNISLLTEENNRVQVGRADLENEINKLKGEADSQNSKLSDASMTIKSLEDALLNSENQISSLVNQKKNAEEEIVVLTSKLDACMQELAGSQGSVETKVLELSTHLSRLQFHLRDDAVFSSLRKSFEEKFESLKDMDLILKEIRDSFSKIETEVLPDSPTKDDSSFSIPSVYVVNDALNEEFANGEPNATDGDNVTLLLGKIVDGFQLRNKILAENIGSYSALMDDLIKDILKKLELTKSQALPLIELTESLKQKVKDAEVGSLAQENTIQLLETDLKVLLSAFNDATDELALTQNRLSELGSNFDLVKLKEPSHAQLGKFGEDADRLALESTESARTAEKLLLAARQSHHLSEQFKPVMDVMVGTIKDLQVKLEESNSTCVKVLEEKEFHQEKISHLETNLEALNDLCSEMRLKLEDYQTKEDNIKEKEAELLSLNAQASRNFQEAEDLTLSAFLMKSLFDKLNGIETLMEHDVGDAEVYDSPDVRKLFYVVDTFPKLQLQLSSLSLEKKELQSSLEKQALRIEHLKEEVEEYTTDAEDYEKMKNELLEFTIGLENIIQKLGSNNLVGLRKETLVTGLLPVLEKLIVAKVSESENLKAKTEELLADLHGTQKVVEDLSSKVKSLENSNQAKVTPLEINQERGILEAASLPSQSEISEVQDVVPVSKNLASSSVTSAAHVRTLRKGSTDQLAINIDSESERLIDDKEADQEKGHAFKSLNTSGLIPGQGKMIADRIDGVWVSSSRALMSHPRGRLGLIAYCLLLHIWLLGTIL